In Papaver somniferum cultivar HN1 chromosome 9, ASM357369v1, whole genome shotgun sequence, the genomic stretch GGCAGTAGAAAAAATTATATCAAGGCTTAATTTGGATTTCAACTTGTGCCGAAGTTGAGGCAAGTTTGCTTGGTGTTTGTCTTAGGGCAGATTTGACAATTTAAgttagttatgtaaattattatTAAATTCCAGGGTTCATGATAGAAATAGgttttgtacataatccagtgCTGTATATTTGTTCTAGAATTGTAGAGAGTATATTGTTCTAAAATTATTGGCTTGTGAAATCTGTGCTGGACATCAAGCATTCTTTTTGATCCTGTGCTTGACATAATGTTGTTTCTGGGTTTTCAGTGAATTTGGTAGGTGAACATTTTTAGTATAGTTTTTTTTGAGAAGTCAGTGGGATAAAATGTTGGTTTTGGAGATTAATACTCTGGAGAAATGGATTTATAGCATTTTATGATTATGTAAAAAAATTCTGGTTTTTGAGTCCACAGCATTCACATGCGTTTGTGCTTTGCATGGGATTGCTTGATTATGAAAGTTTGATACTTTACTAATTTATCTTGTTTTGGTCTTCTGTTTTATAGGAGTTGCaggattcttctttttcttcaacaaTGGTAACGACAGGGGATGAAGTAATCAGTCAAGAGATGACCCAGCTGATGACTGATGTTTTATATGCTGCACCACCTTCAACATTGTTAGAGGAGGCTGAATTACTAAAAAAGTGCAAACGGGCTATCGATGCTGTGCAGAAACTCGAGATAGCACTTTCCTGGCAGGTGAAAATTTTAACCCATTTTGTGGAGTTCTGTTTTCTTGATGTTTGTTTGCTGTTTTAATGTCTATCGCTTTTAGGTATGCTTTGCCTATATTCACAAAAGAATGGGACGGCCTCTAGAGGAACAAAAGCTCGTGAAACTCGCGATGGATGTTGCTGATAAGTTGGCCAAAGATCCAGATGATACTTTCAATGGATTAGTGCATTATCTTTTTAACTGTATAGGTTATGGTGGTAAATACAGCTAATCAAATTCTTTAGAAAACTCATTTCCACTCTTGTTTTTTATATATTACTGActaatgtatatatatatgtatttttttgaTGGATACTGCAGTTGATGTCTTAGCTGCTTGCTATACACGGCTTCTTAATGAgaaagaggaagagaagaaaaagaaagagaaagacaaGGTTAATGAGACAGAGAATGAGAAAGACAAGGACATTGAGCTCCTGTTATTGCGTCTCTTCAGATGTAATGTCTATGAATGTGATTACCCTGCGCAGCGAAAGGTTTGACTATCCAAAGACCTCTTGTCTTACATAAGAAAAGAAAGTAAAACACCTCAACTATTTGTTTTATATCCATGTTTGATCTTCTCTTGCTTTTTGCGGACGGCAGGCATATTGCGTAGGATTTCCCAAACAAATGAAGAATTAGCAAAGCATAGACTCTGGGAGGCTTGTAGTTATATTCAACAGGTTCGTTCTCTACTAAATTTGATTATATTTGTGTTAGTTGAAGGTGAAAAAGTTCATTCTTCTGCTAGTTCACAAGTAGAAGTATGGGTCCAGTAGCTTGTTTATTATacacatattctcaaatatggcTCAGGGGAATAGGGCTTGAAAATGTTTTTGTAAATAGTGCATGAGATGGTACCCTGTTTTGTGGCTTGTGGTAGGTACCAAGAGAGGCGGCACTACTTAAACCTCATGAGAGAACAAGACAGTTGGAATCAACAGATGAGTCACTACTTAAACTAGCAAAAGCCTGTTTTGAAGAGTCGTCTAAGAAAATTGAACTGAAGGAACCGGATGGTATTCTCCTCTATAGTTCACTCATCTTCTGAAACATATTTAATCAATGCCACTTATGCAAATGGCTGTTGAATTCTTTTGCAGCCCTTCTCTTCATTTCGATGCTAGAAAATCTGGAGGAATATAGCGATGCGCTTAAAATCCTCAAAAAGTTGCCACCTAAAGATGAGACGCAACGCATAAAGGTACGAGTTTTGGCAAACTAGATTTTA encodes the following:
- the LOC113309845 gene encoding N-terminal acetyltransferase B complex auxiliary subunit NAA25-like isoform X2, producing the protein MVTTGDEVISQEMTQLMTDVLYAAPPSTLLEEAELLKKCKRAIDAVQKLEIALSWQVCFAYIHKRMGRPLEEQKLVKLAMDVADKLAKDPDDTFNGLVHYLFNCIGYGVDVLAACYTRLLNEKEEEKKKKEKDKVNETENEKDKDIELLLLRLFRCNVYECDYPAQRKTAGILRRISQTNEELAKHRLWEACSYIQQVPREAALLKPHERTRQLESTDESLLKLAKACFEESSKKIELKEPDALLFISMLENLEEYSDALKILKKLPPKDETQRIKGRLLALQKNYSDATAVFQGLLEKGLLEDASRWSTRTEDDQALPRPLSREKLETASAFVKKLQQSTVPYWADIEIEFRKSFLDGVIRHDGMQLPICKYFDRFGHLPTFISDIEKFLEVLVLEERRTLCGCLQTYLGEDNDESHSILKTITFSGIEEWFGFPFELSIKDIATRNLKIGDTYVKNLQYKEYLDFREGQDLYMACNALVQLFWRTKNVGYLVEAIMVLEFGSEEPQILLAVHNFIDALIHLHRRATFGP
- the LOC113309845 gene encoding N-terminal acetyltransferase B complex auxiliary subunit NAA25-like isoform X1, with product MVTTGDEVISQEMTQLMTDVLYAAPPSTLLEEAELLKKCKRAIDAVQKLEIALSWQVCFAYIHKRMGRPLEEQKLVKLAMDVADKLAKDPDDTFNGLVHYLFNCIGYGVDVLAACYTRLLNEKEEEKKKKEKDKVNETENEKDKDIELLLLRLFRCNVYECDYPAQRKTAGILRRISQTNEELAKHRLWEACSYIQQVPREAALLKPHERTRQLESTDESLLKLAKACFEESSKKIELKEPDALLFISMLENLEEYSDALKILKKLPPKDETQRIKGRLLALQKNYSDATAVFQGLLEKGTNDWKCFLDYLDSLLEDASRWSTRTEDDQALPRPLSREKLETASAFVKKLQQSTVPYWADIEIEFRKSFLDGVIRHDGMQLPICKYFDRFGHLPTFISDIEKFLEVLVLEERRTLCGCLQTYLGEDNDESHSILKTITFSGIEEWFGFPFELSIKDIATRNLKIGDTYVKNLQYKEYLDFREGQDLYMACNALVQLFWRTKNVGYLVEAIMVLEFGSEEPQILLAVHNFIDALIHLHRRATFGP